A genome region from Coffea arabica cultivar ET-39 chromosome 7e, Coffea Arabica ET-39 HiFi, whole genome shotgun sequence includes the following:
- the LOC113702413 gene encoding probable glucan 1,3-beta-glucosidase A isoform X2: protein MGLAFCKRAIAFLLSCWLLFCVACSVEGLHEDSKVRGVNLGGWLVIEGWIKPSLFDGIPNGEMLDGTEVQLKSVMLQKYVSADNGGGMNVTVDRDTPLSWETFRASNSNQLTADYPGTPGWDDNAATFEMTITANNLHGDYQLANGYGYNKGKEVLKKHRNTFITIEDFDFLYRNGINTVRIPVGWWIAFDPNPPAPFIDGSLEALDNAFSWALAYSIKCIIDLHAAPGSQNGMEHSASRDGTTGWSSPDFILQTLDVIEFLASRYAQHPSLLGIELLNEPWAATVPLDVLVSFYEQGYQIVRKYSSSAYVIFCQRIGDADPFELYQANLGSINTVVDLHYYNMFDPSFSNMSTLANIEFIYKSRESQIQALNSANGPLVFVGEWVNEWNQTTGTQTDYQNFGTAQLEVYNAASFGWAYWTLKNDRMHWDFEWNIRNNYLQLQLGCTSSRQISNIILLLVLVCCCFFQHHLL, encoded by the exons ATGGGACTTGCTTTCTGCAAAAGAGCCAttgcatttcttctttcttgttggCTGCTTTTCTGCGTTGCATGCTCAG TGGAGGGACTGCATGAAGATTCAAAAGTAAGAGGAGTGAACTTGGGTGGTTGGTTAGTAATAGAAGGGTGGATAAAGCCTTCTCTTTTTGACGGAATTCCCAATGGAGAAATGCTT GATGGAACAGAGGTGCAATTAAAGTCCGTGATGTTGCAGAAGTATGTCTCAGCTGATAATGGAGGTGGGATGAATGTTACAGTTGATAGAGATACTCCTTTATCATGGGAAACTTTCAGG GCTTCAAACTCGAACCAGCTCACAGCAGACTATCCTGGAACACCTGGTTGGGATGATAATGCTGCCACATTCGAGATGACCATAACAGCAAATAACCTGCATGGTGATTACCAGCTTGCTAATGGATATGGGTACAATAAGGGAAAAGAGGTTCTTAAG AAGCACAGAAACACATTCATCACCATCGAAGATTTTGACTTTCTGTACAGAAATGGGATAAATACTGTTAGAATACCAGTTGGTTGGTGGATAGCTTTTGATCCCAATCCTCCAGCTCCTTTCATTGATGGCAGCTTGGAAGCTCTCGATAATGCATTTTCATGGGCTCT AGCCTACAGCATAAAGTGCATAATAGACCTTCATGCCGCTCCAGGCTCACAAAATGGAATGGAACATAGTGCCAGTAGGGATGGTACAACAGGGTGGTCGTCTCCAGATTTCATCTTACAAACATTGGATGTCATTGAATTCCTCGCTTCCAG ATATGCCCAGCATCCTTCCTTGCTGGGAATTGAACTTCTAAATGAGCCATGGGCTGCCACAGTTCCATTGGATGTCCTTGTTTCATTTTACGAGCAGGGATATCAGATTGTTCGTAAATACTCGTCCAGTGCGTATGTGATATTCTGCCAGAGAATTGGAGATGCAGATCCATTTGAACTCTATCAAGCTAACTTAGGCTCAATAAACACAGTAGTTGATTTGCACTACTACAATATGTTTGACCCATCCTTTTCTAACATGAGTACACTGGCCAATATTGAATTCATATACAAGAGCAGAGAATCCCAAATACAAGCTCTAAACAGTGCCAATGGTCCACTTGTTTTTGTAG GTGAGTGGGTGAATGAGTGGAATCAGACCACTGGAACCCAAACagattatcaaaattttggcaCAGCCCAGTTAGAGGTGTATAATGCAGCTTCCTTTGGGTGGGCTTATTGGACACTCAAAAATGACAGGATGCACTGGGATTTTGAGTGGAACATCCGCAACAACTATCTTCAACTACAGCTGG GTTGTACGTCAAGCAGGCAAATTTCAAACATAATCCTGTTGCTTGTATTGGTGTGCTGCTGCTTCTTTCAACATCATTTGTTGTGA
- the LOC113702413 gene encoding probable glucan 1,3-beta-glucosidase A isoform X1, giving the protein MGLAFCKRAIAFLLSCWLLFCVACSVEGLHEDSKVRGVNLGGWLVIEGWIKPSLFDGIPNGEMLDGTEVQLKSVMLQKYVSADNGGGMNVTVDRDTPLSWETFRLWRVSESIFQFRTSQGQFLTCNGSGSVVTASAESASATETFYLERNKENRIHIKLKSGTYLQASNSNQLTADYPGTPGWDDNAATFEMTITANNLHGDYQLANGYGYNKGKEVLKKHRNTFITIEDFDFLYRNGINTVRIPVGWWIAFDPNPPAPFIDGSLEALDNAFSWALAYSIKCIIDLHAAPGSQNGMEHSASRDGTTGWSSPDFILQTLDVIEFLASRYAQHPSLLGIELLNEPWAATVPLDVLVSFYEQGYQIVRKYSSSAYVIFCQRIGDADPFELYQANLGSINTVVDLHYYNMFDPSFSNMSTLANIEFIYKSRESQIQALNSANGPLVFVGEWVNEWNQTTGTQTDYQNFGTAQLEVYNAASFGWAYWTLKNDRMHWDFEWNIRNNYLQLQLGCTSSRQISNIILLLVLVCCCFFQHHLL; this is encoded by the exons ATGGGACTTGCTTTCTGCAAAAGAGCCAttgcatttcttctttcttgttggCTGCTTTTCTGCGTTGCATGCTCAG TGGAGGGACTGCATGAAGATTCAAAAGTAAGAGGAGTGAACTTGGGTGGTTGGTTAGTAATAGAAGGGTGGATAAAGCCTTCTCTTTTTGACGGAATTCCCAATGGAGAAATGCTT GATGGAACAGAGGTGCAATTAAAGTCCGTGATGTTGCAGAAGTATGTCTCAGCTGATAATGGAGGTGGGATGAATGTTACAGTTGATAGAGATACTCCTTTATCATGGGAAACTTTCAGG TTATGGAGAGTCTCTGAATCAATCTTTCAGTTTCGTACTTCTCAAGGCCAATTTCTGACTTGCAATGGCAGTGGAAGTGTGGTGACTGCCAGTGCAGAATCAGCTTCTGCTACAGAAACCTTTTACCTTGAGAGAAACAAGGAGAATAGGATTCACATTAAACTTAAAAGTGGAACTTATCTccag GCTTCAAACTCGAACCAGCTCACAGCAGACTATCCTGGAACACCTGGTTGGGATGATAATGCTGCCACATTCGAGATGACCATAACAGCAAATAACCTGCATGGTGATTACCAGCTTGCTAATGGATATGGGTACAATAAGGGAAAAGAGGTTCTTAAG AAGCACAGAAACACATTCATCACCATCGAAGATTTTGACTTTCTGTACAGAAATGGGATAAATACTGTTAGAATACCAGTTGGTTGGTGGATAGCTTTTGATCCCAATCCTCCAGCTCCTTTCATTGATGGCAGCTTGGAAGCTCTCGATAATGCATTTTCATGGGCTCT AGCCTACAGCATAAAGTGCATAATAGACCTTCATGCCGCTCCAGGCTCACAAAATGGAATGGAACATAGTGCCAGTAGGGATGGTACAACAGGGTGGTCGTCTCCAGATTTCATCTTACAAACATTGGATGTCATTGAATTCCTCGCTTCCAG ATATGCCCAGCATCCTTCCTTGCTGGGAATTGAACTTCTAAATGAGCCATGGGCTGCCACAGTTCCATTGGATGTCCTTGTTTCATTTTACGAGCAGGGATATCAGATTGTTCGTAAATACTCGTCCAGTGCGTATGTGATATTCTGCCAGAGAATTGGAGATGCAGATCCATTTGAACTCTATCAAGCTAACTTAGGCTCAATAAACACAGTAGTTGATTTGCACTACTACAATATGTTTGACCCATCCTTTTCTAACATGAGTACACTGGCCAATATTGAATTCATATACAAGAGCAGAGAATCCCAAATACAAGCTCTAAACAGTGCCAATGGTCCACTTGTTTTTGTAG GTGAGTGGGTGAATGAGTGGAATCAGACCACTGGAACCCAAACagattatcaaaattttggcaCAGCCCAGTTAGAGGTGTATAATGCAGCTTCCTTTGGGTGGGCTTATTGGACACTCAAAAATGACAGGATGCACTGGGATTTTGAGTGGAACATCCGCAACAACTATCTTCAACTACAGCTGG GTTGTACGTCAAGCAGGCAAATTTCAAACATAATCCTGTTGCTTGTATTGGTGTGCTGCTGCTTCTTTCAACATCATTTGTTGTGA